One genomic region from Onychostoma macrolepis isolate SWU-2019 chromosome 23, ASM1243209v1, whole genome shotgun sequence encodes:
- the plekhn1 gene encoding probable pleckstrin homology domain-containing family N member 1, translated as MGSSMSCVPQHNFRFSSKSFIRRNSSRLFRKKYPQEGQEKSNSIINILCTVTPRKEMSPKDLQAIENIKWDPPFPYDPASGWKKSSINVKNYGRMIHSSKVRFRFLHCQDVHDCYLDLFQTHLHFVSNNTTGLTYQGTLPLKELTICKVQNRNSLGDPQEFAFQINGVSLNPIIVYCSTEEEMNNWFGLLKEQIEANGGSAIGQETYTRIKVQCSEETKVEKEELRNSISKEPIYEWEGSQRESLGPITYVTKVRLQHMPCQEQYDRLLVLYPNYLIILSEESDGLFYKGKLPLNMITVTTPCQDIKPSTFMIEGKLINPIIVSCLDKSEFNDWIQYFKSADVPILSPPPPVYDIIYTPTQKQAPEFDRWSGNSRGATDPLRQSQDKRRSHELQLPSADDNLISPGYAEPLCFISSRPNSSDTQYSAHLGSRSSSFSSHVRPAPDHHPVSLHYSSPPQTSYLASEGPMSPVYNMPYSSVHCNGPVRRIEKAPLVKSNSWSTPQTNVKHQLLVPHRHSELIGHRKPLSPLYDDPSTPSMYPLEESSAHASHSSRGSMEQSYPPLLPPSFRLCTPPLGRKIRHCQALEPELVSSQWSDELRAQAISKLKLLPAPNRQPEHKLISQRGFSGHTVMEAQQISYSYSPDDSYLQPVDPDDQEMDYDNIWEFDPDNGMIQPLPGPLPHRTPAYFGAQGLGAMTTQQRWS; from the exons CAGCCGTTTGTTCCGGAAAAAGTACCCACAGGAGGGTCAGGAGAAGTCCAACAGCATCATCAACATTCTCTGCACCGTCACACCAAGAAAG GAAATGTCACCGAAAGATCTCCAGGCGATCGAGAACATCAAATGGGACCCTCCGTTCCCCTACGACCCAGCTAGTGGATGGAAAAAGAGCAGCATCAACGTAAAGAACTACGGCAGAATGATCCACAGCTCCAAAGTGCGCTTCCGCTTCCTGCACTGCCAG GATGTGCATGACTGCTATCTGGACCTGTTCCAAACCCATCTTCATTTTGTCTCCAACAACACAACTGGACTCACATACCAG GGAACACTTCCTCTCAAAGAGCTCACAATTTGCAAGGTGCAGAACAGGAACAGCCTTGGTGATCCGCAGGAATTTGCATTCCAGATAAACG GGGTCAGCTTAAATCCTATCATCGTGTACTGCTCGACAGAAGAAGAGATGAACAACTGGTTTGGGCTTTTGAAAGAACAAATCGAGGCCAATGGTGGCAGTGCAATCGGACAGGAGACATACACAAGAATTAAG GTGCAGTGCTCAGAAGAGACCAAAGTGGAAAAGGAAGAGTTGAGGAACTCCATCAGTAAAGAGCCCATTTATGAGTGGGAGGGCTCACAACGAGAGAGTCTAGGGCCCATCACTTACGTCACAAAAGTCAGGCTGCAACACATGCCTTGTCAG GAGCAGTATGACCGTCTGCTGGTGTTGTATCCCAACTATCTCATAATTCTGTCAGAAGAGAGTGATGGCCTCTTTTACAAG GGCAAACTTCCTCTCAACATGATCACAGTTACAACTCCCTGCCAGGACATCAAACCCAGCACATTTATGATTGAGG GGAAGTTGATAAACCCCATCATCGTGTCCTGTCTGGACAAGAGCGAGTTCAATGACTGGATCCAGTATTTCAAAAGTGCTGACGTCCCCATTCTGAGCCCTCCTCCCCCTGTCTATGACATCATTTACACTCCAACACAGAAACAG GCTCCAGAGTTTGACAGGTGGAGCGGCAACAGCCGTGGAGCTACCGACCCACTAAGGCAGTCCCAGGACAAACGCAGGTCCCATGAGCTCCAGCTGCCCAGTGCCGATGACAACCTTATTTCCCCTGGTTATGCTGAGCCTCTCTGT TTCATTTCCAGCAGGCCTAACTCCTCAGACACACAATACTCAGCTCACCTGGGCAGCAGGAGCAGCAGCTTCTCCTCTCATGTCCGACCGGCCCCTGACCACCATCCTGTTTCACTCCACTACTCCTCCCCTCCACAGACATCCTATCTCGCTTCAGAGGGGCCCATGTCACCGGTTTACAACATGCCGTACAGTTCGGTGCACTGCAACGGCCCCGTTCGACGCATCGAGAAGGCCCCGCTAGTCAAG TCAAACAGCTGGAGCACGCCACAGACAAATGTCAAACACCAGCTCTTAGTTCCACACCGCCACTCAGAATTGATCGGCCACCGCAAACCTCTCTCGCCACTTTATGACGACCCCAGCACCCCTAGTATGTACCCTCTGGAGGAGAGCTCTGCACATGCGTCG CACTCTTCTCGGGGCTCCATGGAGCAGTCGTATCCTCCTCTCCTTCCTCCCTCCTTCCGGCTCTGCACTCCTCCTCTTGGGCGGAAAATCAGACACTGCCAGGCCCTGGAGCCTGAGCTGGTCAGCAGTCAGTGGTCTGATGAGCTACGTGCCCAGGCCATTTCCAAACTGAAGTTACTGCCTGCCCCAAACCGACAGCCAGAACACAAACTCATCTCTCAG AGAGGTTTCTCAGGTCACACTGTCATGGAGGCGCAGCAGATATCTTACAGTTACTCGCCAG ATGACTCTTACCTTCAGCCAGTGGATCCAGATGACCAGGAAATGGACTATGATAACATATGGGAGTTTGACCCGGATAATGGGATGATTCAGCCCCTGCCTGGACCTTTACCACACCGGACACCGGCTTACTTTGGAGCTCAAGGCCTGGGTGCTATGACAACACAGCAGAGATGGTCATAA
- the LOC131531492 gene encoding PGC-1 and ERR-induced regulator in muscle protein 1, whose amino-acid sequence MMDEFEYSVHISDQDWDCFFQECEDCDLLSPVLASREDSGMSDIDEMGCLLLSKTPAMGIASTDPDPDLQIDGPPDFEGSPVCNYLSKYGIRSPEQVLSGSEEDLDLQTVNLFFEQLKSVTENPQPLEQSHVIIRGSEKTGHLEGLIDKQDILSADTGPSGRNEANLRGEITKQGVAHTWGDMVSKKSLEITPANAQEGASKTDTELVIGRKLLTTPLITVRMKQEQQGRCSGLSKDLELTPETKPPDKEKMVVVNRKDVIDPYPARQNIAQLDAISSSDLKDSPIGQIPVSPSRRKRRKKKRMSVEPVEQGHEAQIHYQQIESEEERFIQREEISNLPANVWKTEAEQLSFQRIKTPSIAHNTDHLQLRNAFDLEASADFKFSKSLPVSFTSNLGTTLPKLEVEHMSFNTISKSMHDTSLVNNGQLKAKICELSLLPQIDKVLNVKENGLNITESLQFDPAVHLRESRNGIRETLSAPLSDNSDAGCQRKSLLSPSVSIAVDSTEPPSSTASFKLTEDKDLSCLGNEVDCSPLKNEQTIPSSSNIVEISATEEKSLSLTDNIDRAESSLDGNGPETPFCSQEASQKWKPCIHENISESQSHLASETIEINTNIPVSETNATTESHMSDNINHGADEALIKSGNKTSEVLIVNASSIKPRNSDESDDKRDISVNEVAVSARNNSEQLFCGKSIRSSGPTEGMLSEDPTQDVSELPQNTVAEIKDTSSSELKSGTKDLESVSLDASNQLPCPVFAISSFWNEMEKLTINDILRLRLISNAQHSSILTQPEDGSIADTTDAADSGYFTQPDDSKPDHLSGDMSYISDLDEDLAQLQTPFPSKQEDELSEFPSSCGVMWENDPDPVIVGDEMVHISSETALPEHLYTANAQQCFRRMCKNMSVQNLQALDTQPIRQILRNASMHSIHSEVEDDFMDPFYHVNTSGSKIFSDDEEEIESSGITFSEIVQYFFGEDEPERCASRADNIAASYLDGTSTSLPETYDHFFSEFDSGSFVCPIVEESGGDKMVPIFSCSRLANRNLQFPEAYDYFFPDSPGSSDEDDENDNAAIKVVTQYDYKSPNHDPVDMYEHFLSEDESDFLWTNPLSLRKVRRTGFTVPKGNTCSGELVPVKTFPKGIIQPINAMSPDGSPFPDSLLLNLENRIFQQLAEQQKKCMEMQPIVADPRLDVPFLPLKQADMCLVCIAFASWVLKSTGSGADTWKAALLANVSALSAIRYLRRHKREEVSGKTPLRQIEPA is encoded by the exons ATGATGGACGAATTTGAATACAGTGTACACATCTCGGACCAAGACTGGGACTGTTTTTTTCAGGAGTGTGAGGACTGTGACCTGCTCTCTCCAGTGCTCGCCAGCCGAGAGGACTCGGGTATGAGTGACATTGATGAGATGGGCTGCCTCCTTCTAAGCAAGACCCCGGCCATGGGTATAGCATCCACAGACCCTGATCCAGACCTTCAGATTGATGGCCCGCCAGACTTTGAGGGTTCACCTGTCTGTAATTACCTCAGCAAGTACGGAATACGTAGTCCAGAGCAGGTTCTCTCTGGCAGTGAGGAGGACTTAGACCTTCAGACTGTCAATCTGTTCTTTGAGCAGTTAAAAAGTGTTACAGAAAATCCACAGCCCTTGGAACAAAGCCACGTTATCATTCGTGGAAGTGAGAAGACAGGCCATCTGGAGGGTTTGATTGATAAGCAGGATATTCTGTCTGCAGACACTGGCCCATCTGGCCGAAATGAGGCCAATCTTAGAGGAGAAATCACCAAACAGGGCGTGGCTCATACCTGGGGTGATATGGTCTCAAAAAAATCATTAGAGATCACACCTGCTAATGCACAAGAAGGTGCATCAAAGACTGACACAGAGCTAGTCATTGGAAGGAAGCTGTTGACAACACCCCTAATTACAGTAAGAATGAAGCAAGAGCAACAGGGAAGATGTAGCGGTCTCAGCAAAGATCTAGAGCTTACACCTGAAACAAAGCCACCTGACAAAGAGAAGATGGTAGTGGTTAATAGGAAAGATGTGATTGACCCATATCCAGCAAGACAAAACATTGCTCAACTGGATGCTATAAGTAGTTCTGACTTGAAAGATTCACCAATCGGTCAGATCCCAGTCTCACCTTCCAGAAGAAAGAGGAGGAAGAAAAAGAGAATGAGTGTTGAACCAGTAGAGCAAGGACATGAGGCTCAGATCCACTACCAGCAAATTGAATCAGAGGAAGAGAGATTTATTCAGCGGGAAGAGATCAGCAACCTTCCTGCAAATGTCTGGAAAACAGAGGCAGAGCAACTATCATTTCAAAGAATTAAAACACCTTCAATTGCACATAATACTGATCATTTACAGCTAAGAAACGCATTTGACTTGGAGGCTTCAgctgattttaagttttcaaaaaGCTTGCCAGTATCTTTTACCAGTAATTTAGGCACCACTCTTCCAAAGCTGGAAGTTGAACACATGAGCTTTAATACTATTTCCAAAAGCATGCATGATACATCCCTTGTAAACAATGGACAATTGAAAGCAAAGATTTGTGAGCTGTCATTATTACCCCAGATAGATAAAGTTCTGAATGTAAAAGAAAATGGTTTAAATATAACCGAATCGCTTCAATTTGATCCTGCCGTGCACTTAAGAGAGAGCAGGAACGGTATTAGAGAGACCTTATCAGCTCCTCTAAGTGATAATTCTGATGCAGGATGTCAGAGGAAATCCTTATTATCTCCTAGCGTTTCCATTGCTGTTGATTCAACAGAGCCTCCTTCCTCTACAGCATCTTTTAAATTGACTGAGGACAAAGATTTATCCTGTTTAGGAAATGAGGTTGATTGTTCTCcattaaaaaatgaacaaacaattccaagcaGTAGTAATATAGTAGAGATTTCAGCTACCGAGGAAAAAAGCTTGTCTTTAACTGACAACATTGATAGAGCAGAATCTtctttggatggaaacggtcCAGAAACCCCTTTTTGCTCACAGGAGGCTTCTCAAAAATGGAAACCATGTATTCATGAGAACATTTCAGAATCTCAAAGCCATTTGGCTTCTGAAACCAttgaaataaacacaaatatacCCGTAAGTGAGACAAATGCAACGACTGAGAGTCATATGTCAGATAATATTAATCATGGAGCAGATGAAGCTCTTATCAAAAGCGGAAATAAAACTAGTGAGGTATTAATTGTGAATGCCTCATCCATAAAGCCAAGGAATTCAGATGAATCGGATGATAAGAGAGACATTAGTGTTAATGAAGTTGCTGTTTCAGCCAGGAATAATAGTGAACAGCTATTTTGTGGAAAGTCCATCAGATCTAGTGGTCCTACGGAAGGAATGCTCTCTGAAGATCCTACTCAAGATGTTTCAGAGTTGCCTCAAAATACGGTTGCTGAAATTAAggacacttcctccagtgagtTGAAAAGTGGAACCAAAGATCTAGAGAGTGTTTCTCTTGATGCTTCAAATCAACTTCCATGTCCTGTGTTTGCTATCTCCTCCTTTTGGAATGAAATGGAGAAGCTTACCATCAATGACATACTGCGTCTGCGGTTGATCAGTAATGCCCAGCACTCCAGCATTTTGACCCAGCCAGAGGATGGTAGCATAGCAGACACTACAGATGCTGCAGACTCGGGCTACTTTACACAACCTGACGACTCTAAGCCGGACCACTTAAGTGGAGACATGTCTTACATATCTGATCTGGATGAAGACCTTGCACAGCTTCAAACCCCATTTCCTTCTAAGCAAGAGGACGAGTTGAGTGAGTTTCCAAGCTCTTGTGGTGTGATGTGGGAGAACGATCCAGATCCAGTGATTGTGGGTGATGAAATGGTGCACATAAGTTCTGAAACCGCTCTTCCTGAACATCTCTACACGGCAAATGCTCAGCAGTGCTTCAGAAGAATGTGTAAGAACATGTCTGTGCAAAATCTGCAAGCTCTAGATACTCAACCAATCAGACAAATCCTGAGAAATGCCTCGATGCATTCAATCCATTCAGAGGTAGAAGATGATTTTATGGATCCTTTTTACCATGTGAACACTTCGGGCTCAAAGATCTTTTCTGATGATGAAGAAGAAATAGAAAGCAGTGGTATAACATTTTCTGAAATAGTCCAGTATTTCTTTGGTGAGGATGAACCTGAACGTTGTGCATCTCGTGCGGACAACATAGCTGCCTCGTACCTTGATGGTACCAGCACCTCGTTGCCTGAGACCTATGACCATTTTTTCTCAGAGTTTGATTCTGGAAGTTTTGTTTGTCCAATTGTGGAAGAGTCAGGGGGTGATAAAATGGTTCCCATATTTTCCTGCTCCCGCTTGGCTAACAGAAACCTTCAGTTCCCAGAGGCATACGACTATTTCTTCCCTGATTCCCCTGGGAGTtcagatgaagatgatgagaATGACAATGCAGCAATCAAGGTAGTGACACAGTATGACTATAAGTCTCCCAACCATGATCCTGTTGACATGTACGAGCACTTCTTGTCTGAAGATGAGAGCGACTTCCTCTGGACGAACCCTCTTTCACTTAGAAAGGTTCGACGCACAGGTTTTACTGTCCCTAAAGGGAACACATGTTCTGGGGAACTTGTCCCTGTGAAGACATTTCCCAAAGGAATCATTCAGCCGATTAATGCCATGAGCCCTGATGGGAGCCCCTTTCCAGATTCCTTGCTCCTCAACCTGGAGAACCGTATCTTCCAGCAGCTGGCTGAACAACAGAAGAAGTGTATGGAGATGCAGCCAATTGTTGCTGATCCAA GGTTGGATGTACCATTCTTGCCTCTTAAACAGGCAGATATGTGCTTGGTTTGTATTGCTTTTGCCTCGTGGGTGCTAAAATCAACTGGTTCAGGAGCAGACACCTGGAAAGCTg CTCTTCTTGCGAACGTCAGTGCACTCTCTGCCATACGATATCTGCGCAGACACAAGAGGGAGGAGGTCTCTGGAAAAACTCCTCTGCGTCAGATAGAGCCGGCATAA